One region of Pseudomonas sp. B21-040 genomic DNA includes:
- a CDS encoding BatD family protein: MTRFTLFMLALLCCTFQAQASGLVASVDRSRLNSGETVELTLESSDVTQFGKPDLTPLEPLFEVRGTRQVNQLNTLSGDNRATTRWIITLLPKENGSVTIPPLQLGEVQSQPITVQVVESENQDTASKLAPVFIDVSLDQTSVYVQAQAILTLRIYHSVSLYDDSSLTPLQVPDARIEQLGESRTYEKVINGLRHGVIEMRYAIYPQHSGELTIPAQIFSATLVDTQPAQDAAAQGPKTGKLMRVSSTQTLLTVKAKPITYPADLPWLPARSVSLGESWNPQPDHAQVGDSFTRSLTLKVEGQASSQLPPLPATDVNGLRRYPDQPMLSNENSERGLIGIREDREALVPARSGAIELPTVDVVWWNTFEDHLEHSSLPARTLQVANNPSMLVDAPAGTPQVTSAADNETLWRWKLSTLILACTTLLGFGLWWRARWQPAILRATQTGPSPRTVLDELKRACQANDSHATRQALDAWARQQPETLADMAARFVPLSDALDGLNGALYSETGQYWQGEELWRAIKAIPIAERVHDPVGDSGLPPLYPK; the protein is encoded by the coding sequence ATGACCCGCTTCACCCTCTTCATGCTTGCCTTGTTGTGCTGCACCTTTCAGGCCCAGGCGTCGGGGCTTGTCGCCAGTGTCGATCGCAGTCGCCTGAACTCCGGCGAGACGGTCGAACTGACCCTGGAATCCAGCGACGTGACACAGTTCGGCAAGCCGGACCTGACCCCGCTCGAACCCCTGTTCGAAGTACGCGGCACCCGCCAGGTCAACCAGTTGAACACCCTCAGTGGCGACAACCGCGCGACCACGCGCTGGATTATCACGTTGCTGCCCAAGGAAAACGGCAGCGTGACGATTCCACCCTTGCAACTGGGCGAGGTGCAGAGCCAGCCCATTACGGTGCAAGTGGTCGAGAGCGAAAACCAGGACACCGCGAGCAAACTGGCGCCGGTGTTTATCGATGTCAGCCTCGACCAGACCAGTGTGTACGTACAGGCGCAGGCGATCCTGACCTTGCGCATCTACCATTCGGTGTCGCTGTACGACGACAGCAGCCTGACCCCGTTGCAGGTGCCCGACGCGCGTATCGAACAACTGGGCGAGTCACGCACCTATGAAAAAGTCATCAACGGGCTGCGCCATGGCGTGATCGAAATGCGCTACGCGATCTACCCGCAACACAGCGGCGAACTGACCATTCCAGCGCAGATATTCAGCGCCACGCTGGTCGACACTCAACCCGCTCAGGACGCCGCTGCACAGGGGCCGAAAACCGGGAAACTGATGCGTGTCAGCTCCACGCAAACGTTACTGACGGTCAAGGCCAAACCCATCACTTACCCCGCGGACCTGCCCTGGTTGCCGGCCCGCAGCGTGAGCCTGGGCGAAAGCTGGAACCCGCAACCGGACCATGCACAGGTGGGCGATTCGTTCACCCGCAGCCTGACCTTGAAGGTAGAAGGCCAGGCCAGCTCGCAATTGCCGCCCTTGCCTGCCACTGACGTCAACGGCTTGCGGCGTTATCCCGATCAACCGATGCTGAGCAACGAGAACAGTGAGCGCGGCCTGATCGGCATTCGCGAAGACCGTGAAGCCCTGGTTCCGGCCCGCAGCGGCGCCATCGAGCTGCCGACGGTGGACGTGGTCTGGTGGAACACCTTCGAAGATCATCTGGAACACAGCAGCCTGCCGGCGCGCACCCTGCAAGTCGCCAACAACCCAAGCATGCTGGTCGACGCGCCGGCCGGGACGCCTCAAGTCACCTCCGCTGCCGACAACGAAACCCTGTGGCGCTGGAAACTCAGCACGCTGATCCTGGCCTGCACCACCCTGCTCGGCTTCGGCCTCTGGTGGCGTGCCCGCTGGCAACCGGCGATCCTGCGCGCCACACAAACCGGCCCGAGCCCGCGCACCGTCCTCGACGAACTCAAGCGCGCCTGCCAGGCCAACGACTCACACGCCACCCGCCAGGCGCTCGACGCCTGGGCCCGGCAACAGCCGGAAACCCTGGCCGACATGGCCGCCCGTTTCGTGCCGCTGTCCGATGCCCTCGACGGCCTGAACGGCGCGCTCTACAGCGAAACCGGCCAATACTGGCAAGGCGAAGAACTGTGGCGCGCGATCAAGGCCATCCCGATTGCCGAACGGGTTCACGACCCGGTGGGTGATAGTGGGTTGCCGCCGCTTTACCCCAAATAA
- a CDS encoding aldehyde dehydrogenase (NADP(+)) gives MTQILGHNYIGGLRSATGTVKLQSVDATTGEALPHEFYQATEQEVDAAATAAGAAYPAFRSLSAERRAQFLDAIADELDALGDDFVAVVCRETALPAGRIQGERGRTSGQMRLFAKVLRRGDFYAARIDKALPERTPLPRPDLRQYRIGVGPVAVFGASNFPLAFSTAGGDTASALAAGCPVVFKAHGGHMATAEWVADAILRAAEKTGMPAGVFNMIYGGGVGAALVKHPVIQAVGFTGSLKGGRALCDMAAARAHPIPVFAEMSSINPVIVLPQALEARAQTIARDLTASVVQGCGQFCTNPGLVIGIRSPQFSAFVQQVAWMINDQPAQTMLNAGTLSSYGHGLDKLNAHPGITHLAGNTQQGTQAQPQLFKADASLLISGDEVLQEEVFGPTTVVVEVADQAQLNAALKGLHGQLTATIIGDPADFEQFGELTALLEQKVGRILLNGYPTGVEVCDAMVHGGPYPATSDARGTSVGTLAIDRFLRPVCFQNYPDSLLPEPLKNGNPLRIQRLVDGQPSREAL, from the coding sequence ATGACCCAGATCCTTGGTCACAATTACATCGGCGGTCTGCGCAGTGCGACGGGCACCGTCAAACTCCAGAGCGTCGACGCCACCACGGGCGAGGCCTTGCCTCATGAGTTTTATCAGGCCACCGAGCAAGAAGTGGACGCCGCCGCCACGGCTGCCGGCGCGGCGTATCCGGCCTTTCGCAGCTTGAGTGCCGAGCGACGGGCGCAGTTTCTGGACGCCATCGCCGATGAACTCGATGCCCTCGGCGATGACTTTGTCGCCGTGGTCTGTCGCGAAACCGCGTTGCCCGCCGGACGAATCCAGGGCGAACGCGGTCGCACCAGTGGCCAGATGCGGTTGTTCGCCAAAGTGCTGCGCCGTGGCGATTTTTACGCTGCGCGAATCGACAAGGCGTTGCCCGAGCGCACACCGTTGCCTCGCCCGGACCTGCGCCAATACCGCATCGGCGTCGGCCCGGTCGCAGTGTTTGGTGCCAGCAACTTTCCCTTGGCGTTTTCGACGGCTGGCGGCGACACCGCCTCGGCCCTGGCGGCGGGTTGCCCGGTGGTGTTCAAGGCGCATGGCGGTCACATGGCCACCGCCGAATGGGTGGCTGACGCGATACTGCGCGCCGCGGAAAAAACCGGCATGCCGGCCGGTGTGTTCAACATGATCTACGGGGGCGGGGTCGGCGCAGCGCTGGTCAAGCATCCGGTGATTCAAGCAGTGGGCTTTACCGGCTCGCTGAAGGGCGGTCGCGCCTTGTGCGACATGGCCGCCGCGCGTGCGCATCCCATCCCGGTGTTCGCCGAGATGTCGAGCATCAACCCGGTGATCGTGTTGCCACAGGCGCTGGAAGCCCGGGCGCAAACCATCGCCCGTGACCTGACGGCATCGGTGGTTCAAGGCTGTGGCCAGTTCTGCACCAATCCGGGGCTGGTGATCGGCATTCGTTCACCGCAGTTCAGTGCGTTCGTGCAGCAAGTTGCGTGGATGATCAACGATCAGCCGGCGCAAACCATGCTCAATGCAGGAACCTTGAGCAGCTATGGCCATGGCCTGGACAAGCTCAACGCTCATCCCGGCATCACCCATCTGGCAGGCAATACACAACAGGGCACGCAGGCTCAGCCACAACTGTTCAAGGCTGACGCCAGCCTGTTGATCAGCGGCGACGAAGTCTTGCAGGAAGAAGTGTTCGGCCCGACCACGGTGGTGGTGGAAGTGGCTGATCAGGCGCAACTCAACGCAGCGCTGAAGGGGCTCCATGGGCAACTGACGGCGACGATCATTGGCGACCCGGCGGACTTTGAACAGTTCGGCGAGTTGACGGCGCTGCTGGAGCAAAAGGTCGGACGGATTCTGCTCAACGGTTATCCGACCGGTGTGGAAGTCTGCGATGCGATGGTCCACGGCGGGCCGTACCCGGCAACGTCGGATGCGCGCGGCACGTCGGTGGGCACCTTGGCGATCGACCGTTTTCTGCGCCCGGTGTGCTTCCAGAACTACCCGGACAGCCTGTTGCCGGAGCCGCTGAAGAATGGCAATCCGCTGCGTATCCAGCGGTTGGTGGATGGGCAACCGTCCCGGGAAGCGCTGTAG
- a CDS encoding DUF5629 family protein — protein MTAVTDTLLETLEHCDMVEIDGLHAFEFSLDEFDNLHIECMDGRVSKHWEFTPAQVQAATFDPTLQSWVITGDSGEHRLVCLTAIGGHDDDDEPEDA, from the coding sequence ATGACTGCCGTAACCGACACCTTGCTTGAAACCCTCGAACACTGCGACATGGTGGAAATCGACGGGTTGCACGCATTTGAATTTTCCCTTGATGAATTCGACAACCTGCACATCGAATGCATGGACGGCCGAGTGTCCAAGCATTGGGAGTTCACTCCAGCGCAGGTTCAGGCTGCGACCTTCGATCCGACTCTGCAAAGCTGGGTGATCACTGGCGATTCCGGCGAGCACCGCCTGGTGTGCTTGACCGCTATTGGTGGTCATGACGACGATGATGAGCCGGAGGATGCGTAA
- a CDS encoding exonuclease SbcCD subunit D C-terminal domain-containing protein codes for MRLFHTSDWHLGQNLHGQERDFEHACFLEWLLRQLKLDQPDVLLIAGDIFDTVNPPVKAQERLYDFIVSAHEQQPLLTIVMIAGNHDSGSRIELPAPLMRRLRTHALGRVLWLDDGQLDAERLLLPLPDASGEIAGWCLALPFLRPAEVTGAQLGDNYLRGIGQVHEWLIEAANAKRKPGQALIAISHAHMAGGSVSEDSERSLIIGNAEALPASLFGPSISYVALGHLHKPQKVNGEERIRYSGSPIPLSFSEIGYQHQILDITLDGETLISVEPKLIPRAVNLQRIGPAPLADILLQLADLPNIDLLADIQRQPWLEVRVRLDEPQPDLRHQVETALQGKAVRLVRIAAEYAGNGSRDGVDDSTTLVELDQLTPQELFSRAWQDSYGSEVDEQTLKDFAELLQDVQMESEQP; via the coding sequence TTGCGTCTGTTCCACACCTCCGACTGGCACCTTGGGCAGAACCTGCACGGCCAGGAGCGCGACTTTGAGCACGCCTGTTTCCTCGAATGGCTGTTGCGCCAGCTGAAGCTGGACCAGCCTGATGTGCTGCTGATCGCCGGCGATATCTTTGACACCGTCAACCCGCCGGTCAAAGCCCAGGAGCGCCTCTACGACTTCATCGTCAGCGCCCATGAGCAGCAACCTTTGCTGACCATCGTGATGATCGCCGGCAACCACGATTCCGGCTCACGGATCGAACTGCCCGCGCCGTTGATGCGGCGCTTGCGCACTCACGCCCTCGGTCGTGTGCTGTGGCTCGATGACGGCCAACTGGACGCTGAACGCCTGCTGCTGCCGCTGCCCGACGCATCTGGCGAAATTGCCGGTTGGTGCCTGGCGCTGCCGTTTCTGCGCCCCGCCGAAGTTACCGGCGCACAGCTGGGCGACAACTACTTGCGCGGGATTGGCCAGGTGCATGAATGGCTGATCGAAGCGGCCAACGCCAAGCGCAAGCCGGGCCAGGCGCTGATCGCCATCAGCCATGCGCACATGGCAGGCGGTTCGGTCTCGGAAGACTCCGAGCGCAGCCTGATCATCGGCAACGCCGAAGCCCTGCCCGCCAGTCTGTTCGGGCCGAGCATCAGTTACGTTGCCCTTGGCCATCTGCACAAGCCGCAGAAGGTCAATGGCGAAGAGCGCATCCGCTACAGCGGCTCGCCCATTCCGCTGTCGTTCTCCGAGATCGGCTATCAGCATCAGATCCTCGACATCACGCTCGACGGCGAAACCCTGATCAGCGTCGAACCGAAGCTGATTCCCCGCGCCGTCAACCTGCAACGCATCGGCCCGGCGCCGTTGGCGGACATCCTCCTGCAACTGGCCGACCTGCCGAATATCGATCTGCTGGCCGACATCCAGCGCCAGCCGTGGCTGGAAGTGCGGGTGCGTCTCGATGAACCGCAACCCGACTTGCGCCACCAGGTTGAAACTGCCCTGCAAGGCAAAGCCGTGCGCCTGGTGCGCATCGCCGCCGAATACGCTGGAAACGGCAGCCGCGATGGCGTCGATGACAGCACCACCCTGGTCGAACTCGATCAGCTCACGCCGCAGGAGCTGTTCAGCCGCGCGTGGCAGGACAGCTATGGCAGCGAGGTCGATGAGCAAACGCTGAAGGACTTTGCCGAGTTGTTGCAAGACGTGCAGATGGAGAGCGAACAGCCATGA
- a CDS encoding AAA family ATPase: MKILAIRLKNLASLAGPFEIDFTAEPLASAGLFAITGPTGAGKSTLLDALCLALFGAVPRLSNAQVSAKAPDADGEISTGDPRTLLRRGTGEGYAEVDFVGIDGRRYRARWEANRAREKAGGKLQASRQSLRDIDQDQLLASQKVEFKTQLEAVLGLNFEQFTRAVLLAQSEFSAFLKANDNERSELLEKLTDTALYTQLGRRAFDKTKEAREAHKLLQDQATGVTPLSPEARAELDERFNEAQQQLKTQQAQLKQLELQHTWLKELRQLQDVQQSAAEQLTGAQQHWDGLADQRLKLTRLEQLAPQRHQFARTTELTTQLTPLAAQIQQHIEQQTALNERQAQLEASLSAAQAALVEAQSQHTANAPLLRQAFEEQSTLARLVKETATSADLKQHAEQACAQGQSTIQGLLEQQQQVAARLQRMAGELEQSVHLAPLSDAWNAYRDRLQQLMLIGNRLNKGQAELTALEQNATRASEELTAQKQQLEVLYKEAGAEPEAVAEQIQLLGTLLQDNRKQLRAFEELTRLWASQQDLDKRSAELHQRQLTAQQARDRLTQDGVKAKNELAVAEQTLSVTRELLERQRLARSASVEELRGQLQDDQPCPVCGSADHPYHQPEALLQSLGRHDESEQANAQKAVDLLKEKLTDLRGEVGGLIAQQKELLQQQEQLVTQQQGLTPSLEAHPLSAQLLAQDAVKRDAWLAQQNSQLNQSITQDEQRQTALLTLQQDAARLQQQLRNAESASQQATQHLVNQQRELSSDRQRLDEELTAFSTLLPADTLQALRNEPAATFMQLDRQIAQRLEQLDQQRDELSEQQQRQQTLEKEQDRQLTRVQQLDATQQQFNALAEQQQACQHKLSQLLGEHRSAEHWLEQLDKAVEQARHAQTSASQELQSVLTRLVQLAAELKAQQDRSLALEAENRELAGKIADWRAQHPELDDAGLETLLSVDDQQVSELREHLQHSEKAIEQAKVRVQERDQRLLNHQAQHNGNLDAEQLATALTDVQNLFAASEHRCAELRAEQAEDQRRQNANQALAQQIADAYTEFQRWARLNALIGSATGDTFRKIAQAYNLDLLVHHANVQLRQLVRRYRLKRGGSMLGLLVMDTEMGDELRSVHSLSGGETFLVSLALALGLASMASSTLKIESLFIDEGFGSLDPESLQLAMDALDGLQAQGRKVAVISHVQEMHERIPVQIQVHRQGNGLSTLEVK; this comes from the coding sequence ATGAAAATCCTCGCGATCCGCCTGAAAAACCTCGCCTCCCTGGCCGGGCCGTTTGAAATTGATTTCACCGCTGAGCCATTGGCCAGTGCCGGTCTGTTCGCGATTACGGGGCCGACCGGTGCCGGCAAAAGCACACTGCTTGATGCCTTGTGCCTGGCGCTGTTTGGCGCCGTGCCGCGCCTGAGCAATGCTCAAGTGTCCGCTAAAGCGCCGGATGCCGACGGTGAAATCAGCACCGGCGACCCGCGCACGCTGCTGCGTCGCGGCACGGGTGAAGGCTATGCCGAAGTTGATTTCGTCGGCATCGATGGCCGCCGCTACCGTGCGCGCTGGGAAGCCAATCGCGCACGGGAAAAGGCCGGTGGCAAGCTGCAAGCCAGTCGTCAGAGTTTGCGCGACATCGATCAGGATCAACTGCTGGCGAGCCAGAAAGTCGAGTTCAAAACCCAACTCGAAGCCGTACTGGGCCTGAACTTCGAGCAGTTCACCCGCGCCGTGTTGCTCGCCCAGAGTGAATTCAGTGCGTTCCTCAAGGCCAATGACAACGAACGCAGCGAACTGCTGGAAAAGCTCACCGACACCGCGCTCTACACCCAACTCGGGCGCCGCGCGTTCGACAAGACCAAAGAAGCACGCGAAGCCCACAAGCTGTTGCAGGACCAGGCCACGGGCGTGACGCCACTGTCGCCCGAAGCCCGGGCCGAGCTGGATGAGCGCTTTAATGAGGCGCAGCAACAGCTGAAGACTCAACAGGCGCAGCTCAAACAACTTGAGTTGCAGCACACCTGGCTCAAGGAGTTGCGTCAACTACAGGACGTACAGCAGAGCGCCGCCGAGCAACTGACCGGTGCTCAGCAACATTGGGACGGTCTTGCCGACCAACGCTTGAAGCTGACGCGCCTGGAGCAACTGGCCCCGCAACGCCATCAATTTGCGCGAACAACCGAACTCACCACGCAGCTCACGCCGCTGGCAGCGCAGATCCAGCAGCACATCGAGCAGCAAACCGCGCTGAACGAACGGCAAGCACAACTCGAGGCCAGTCTGAGCGCTGCGCAGGCTGCACTGGTCGAGGCGCAAAGCCAACACACCGCCAATGCACCGTTGCTGCGACAGGCCTTTGAAGAACAGAGCACCCTCGCCCGCCTGGTCAAGGAAACCGCCACCAGCGCCGACCTCAAGCAACACGCCGAACAGGCCTGCGCTCAAGGGCAGAGCACCATTCAAGGCCTGCTTGAGCAACAGCAGCAAGTGGCCGCGCGCCTGCAACGGATGGCCGGAGAGCTGGAACAGAGCGTTCACCTTGCGCCGTTGAGCGATGCGTGGAATGCCTACCGCGATCGCCTGCAGCAACTGATGTTGATCGGCAATCGTTTGAACAAAGGCCAGGCGGAACTGACCGCCCTGGAGCAAAACGCTACCCGCGCCAGCGAAGAACTGACCGCGCAAAAGCAACAGCTGGAAGTGCTCTATAAAGAGGCCGGCGCCGAGCCTGAAGCGGTGGCCGAACAGATCCAGTTGCTCGGCACCCTGTTGCAGGACAACCGCAAACAACTCCGTGCGTTCGAGGAGCTGACAAGGCTGTGGGCCAGTCAGCAAGACCTGGACAAGCGCAGCGCCGAACTGCACCAGCGCCAACTCACGGCCCAGCAGGCGCGTGATCGCCTGACGCAGGACGGTGTGAAGGCCAAGAATGAATTGGCGGTCGCCGAACAGACCCTGAGCGTCACCCGCGAACTGCTGGAGCGTCAGCGTCTGGCCCGCAGCGCCAGTGTCGAAGAGTTGCGCGGGCAGTTGCAGGACGATCAACCGTGCCCGGTGTGTGGCAGCGCTGACCATCCTTATCATCAGCCCGAAGCGCTGTTGCAAAGCCTCGGTCGGCATGATGAAAGCGAACAGGCCAACGCGCAGAAAGCCGTCGATCTGTTGAAGGAAAAACTCACCGACTTGCGCGGCGAAGTGGGTGGTTTGATTGCTCAGCAAAAAGAGCTGCTGCAACAGCAAGAACAGCTCGTGACACAACAGCAGGGCCTGACACCAAGCCTCGAAGCGCACCCGCTGTCAGCCCAACTGCTGGCCCAGGACGCCGTCAAGCGTGACGCATGGCTGGCCCAGCAAAACAGCCAGTTGAACCAAAGCATCACGCAAGACGAACAACGCCAAACCGCCCTGCTCACCCTGCAACAGGACGCCGCGCGCCTACAGCAGCAACTGCGCAACGCGGAGTCGGCCAGCCAGCAGGCCACTCAACACCTGGTCAACCAGCAACGCGAGTTGAGCAGTGATCGCCAGCGTCTGGATGAGGAACTGACTGCGTTCAGCACCTTGCTGCCGGCAGACACCCTGCAAGCCTTGCGCAACGAACCTGCCGCGACGTTCATGCAACTCGACCGGCAGATCGCCCAACGCCTGGAGCAACTCGACCAGCAGCGCGACGAACTGAGCGAGCAGCAGCAACGCCAGCAGACGCTGGAGAAAGAACAGGACCGCCAACTGACACGCGTCCAGCAACTGGACGCGACTCAGCAGCAGTTCAACGCGCTCGCCGAGCAGCAACAGGCTTGCCAGCACAAACTATCGCAATTGTTGGGCGAGCACCGCAGCGCCGAGCACTGGCTGGAGCAATTGGACAAGGCCGTCGAACAGGCCCGTCATGCCCAAACCTCGGCCTCTCAGGAACTGCAAAGTGTGCTCACGCGCCTGGTGCAATTGGCCGCCGAGCTCAAGGCACAGCAAGATCGCTCACTGGCGTTGGAAGCCGAAAACCGTGAGTTGGCGGGCAAGATTGCCGACTGGCGCGCCCAGCACCCGGAACTGGACGACGCGGGCCTGGAAACCCTGCTGAGCGTCGACGATCAGCAGGTCAGTGAACTGCGCGAACACTTGCAGCACAGTGAAAAAGCCATTGAGCAGGCCAAGGTTCGCGTGCAGGAGCGCGATCAGCGCCTGCTCAATCATCAGGCGCAACACAATGGCAACCTCGACGCCGAGCAATTGGCCACGGCCCTCACCGACGTGCAAAACCTGTTTGCCGCCAGCGAACACCGCTGCGCCGAACTGCGCGCCGAACAGGCCGAGGATCAGCGCCGGCAGAACGCCAATCAGGCCCTGGCCCAGCAGATCGCCGATGCTTACACCGAGTTCCAGCGCTGGGCACGCCTGAATGCGTTGATCGGTTCGGCCACCGGCGATACCTTCCGCAAAATCGCCCAGGCCTACAACCTTGATCTGCTGGTGCATCACGCCAACGTGCAGTTGCGCCAACTGGTGCGCCGTTATCGGTTGAAACGCGGCGGTAGCATGCTGGGGTTGCTGGTGATGGACACCGAGATGGGCGATGAACTGCGCTCGGTGCATTCGCTGTCCGGCGGCGAGACATTCCTGGTGTCGCTGGCGCTGGCCCTGGGTCTGGCGTCGATGGCGTCGAGCACGCTGAAAATCGAGTCGCTGTTCATCGACGAAGGCTTCGGCAGCCTCGATCCGGAGTCCCTGCAATTGGCCATGGACGCGCTCGACGGCTTGCAAGCCCAGGGCCGCAAGGTGGCGGTGATTTCCCACGTTCAGGAAATGCACGAACGGATTCCGGTGCAGATTCAGGTCCATCGCCAGGGCAATGGCTTGAGCACCCTGGAGGTGAAATGA
- a CDS encoding glutathione S-transferase, translated as MNTLYSFRRCPYAMRARMALRYAGVAVNIVEVSLKAKPAEMLALSSKGTVPVLDADGRVIDESLAIMHWALAQNDPQDWLLNEDAAGQARIAALIETNDQAFKVHLNRYKYAERYPEQPMAVYRAEGEAFLRTLDALLEGRDYLLADHPSLADVALMPFVRQFAHVDREWFAQTPYVRLQAWLQRFLESDLFTGVMHK; from the coding sequence ATGAATACGCTGTATTCCTTCCGCCGCTGCCCCTACGCCATGCGCGCACGCATGGCGCTGCGCTACGCGGGGGTCGCGGTGAACATTGTCGAAGTCAGCCTCAAGGCCAAACCCGCCGAGATGCTCGCCCTGTCGAGCAAAGGCACGGTGCCGGTGCTGGACGCGGATGGCCGGGTCATCGATGAAAGCCTGGCGATCATGCATTGGGCGTTGGCGCAGAACGATCCGCAAGACTGGTTGCTCAACGAGGATGCCGCCGGACAAGCGCGCATCGCCGCCCTGATCGAGACGAACGATCAGGCGTTCAAGGTGCATCTGAATCGCTACAAATACGCCGAACGCTACCCCGAGCAACCGATGGCGGTTTATCGGGCCGAAGGTGAGGCGTTTTTGCGCACGCTTGACGCATTGCTGGAGGGTCGCGATTACTTGCTGGCGGACCATCCAAGCCTGGCAGATGTCGCCTTGATGCCGTTCGTGCGCCAATTCGCCCACGTCGATCGCGAGTGGTTCGCGCAGACGCCATACGTGCGGCTGCAGGCCTGGTTGCAGCGGTTTCTGGAGTCAGACCTGTTTACCGGCGTGATGCACAAGTAA
- a CDS encoding lactonase family protein codes for MRNLWPLLMAGSIGAMGVQVASADNLQLLVGSYTAGESQGIYRLNFDSSTGQINARPLQVVNSENPSWLTLAKDQRHLFVVNENGPGQKDPVGRVSSFVIDPKTHALSLINQVQSLGNEPTHSSLSGDASHLFVSNYSVAEDPGGTLAVLPVGADGTLKPVVQMSSHPASRVNPERQLSAHVHSTVSSPDGHYVFSNDLGADKVFVYRFDPKANPDLPLTPATPAFVPLPPGSGPRHLLFSADGKHAWLTMEMSAQVAVFDYKDGTLEQTQMIDLAAGQPVSDKAAAALHASADGKFLYVSNRGTANQLLVFAIDPATGHLKELQRRSVEGDHPREFSLDPSGHFVLIANQKSNQIVVVERDAKTGLLGKTVQKLPMDAPSDLKFLLRQ; via the coding sequence ATGCGTAATCTCTGGCCCCTGTTGATGGCCGGCAGTATCGGCGCGATGGGCGTTCAGGTTGCGTCGGCCGACAACCTTCAGTTGCTGGTCGGCTCCTACACGGCCGGTGAGAGCCAGGGGATTTATCGCCTGAACTTCGACAGCTCGACCGGGCAGATCAACGCCCGGCCACTGCAAGTGGTCAACAGCGAAAACCCTTCGTGGCTGACCCTGGCCAAGGATCAGCGTCACCTGTTCGTGGTCAACGAAAACGGCCCGGGGCAGAAAGACCCGGTCGGGCGCGTCAGCAGTTTTGTGATCGATCCCAAGACCCATGCGCTGAGCCTGATCAATCAGGTGCAAAGCCTGGGCAATGAGCCGACGCATTCAAGCCTCAGCGGTGATGCCAGTCATTTGTTTGTCAGCAACTACTCGGTAGCTGAAGATCCAGGCGGCACGCTCGCGGTGTTGCCGGTGGGCGCTGATGGCACGCTGAAACCTGTGGTGCAGATGAGCAGTCATCCCGCGAGTCGGGTCAATCCCGAGCGGCAGCTGTCGGCGCACGTGCATTCGACCGTCTCCTCGCCGGACGGCCATTACGTGTTCTCCAATGACCTGGGGGCAGACAAGGTCTTTGTTTACCGCTTCGACCCCAAAGCCAATCCGGACCTGCCATTAACGCCTGCAACGCCTGCGTTCGTGCCGTTGCCGCCGGGCAGTGGGCCGCGTCATTTGCTGTTCAGTGCCGATGGCAAGCACGCTTGGCTGACCATGGAGATGAGTGCGCAGGTGGCCGTGTTCGATTACAAGGACGGCACACTTGAGCAAACACAAATGATCGACCTGGCGGCCGGCCAGCCTGTGTCCGATAAAGCAGCCGCGGCGCTGCATGCTTCGGCGGATGGCAAATTCCTCTATGTCAGCAACCGCGGCACCGCCAATCAGTTGCTGGTGTTCGCCATCGACCCTGCGACCGGCCACCTGAAGGAACTGCAACGTCGCTCAGTGGAAGGTGATCATCCGCGTGAGTTCAGCCTCGATCCCAGTGGCCATTTCGTGTTGATTGCCAATCAGAAGAGCAACCAGATTGTCGTCGTCGAACGCGATGCCAAGACCGGTTTGCTGGGTAAAACCGTGCAGAAATTGCCGATGGACGCACCCAGCGATCTCAAGTTCCTGCTGCGTCAATAG